Within the Saccharopolyspora gloriosae genome, the region AGCATCCGCTCGAGGTCCGCGGTCGTCCTGGGCACGTGCAGCATTGTGATCAATGATCTGGAATGAATCAAGATTCCCGGCGAGCTTTCTCGTGTGGCACTCACGATGTGAGATCACGTCGCCGGTCGGGTGTTGAGCGAGCTCAGGCTCGTGGCCGGGGGTGCCGTCGTCTCACCGGTGCCCGCGCTGATCCCGTTCCTCGTGCAGGGCCTCGTCCAGCGCCCGGAGCGCGCCGGAGGCCGCCTCGATCGCGGCGACGTGCTCGTCGCTGAGCAGGTCCATCGCGTTCCGCACGGTGCCGGACCAGCGGGTGTCGATGGATTCCCGCGCGGACGTCGACTTCTCGGTCGGCGCCAGCTTGGTGACCCGCCGGTCGGACGGGTCGCTCTCGCGGGCGACGAGGCCGCGCCCGATCAGGCCGCGCACGGCCGCGCTGACGTTGCTGTGCCGCATGCCCAGCCGCCCGGCCAGTTCCGACACCGTGATGCCCGGTGAGCCCAGGACCTGCTTGACCACGGCGAGTTCGGTGTTCGGCAACGGGTCGAGGCTCGCGACCTCGGGGACCAGCCGGTGGATGGTCCAGGCCAGGTCGCGCAGCGCGGTCGGCAGTTCGCTCGGGTCCGCCGATGCTTCGTCCTCGGTTCTGCGGGGCGCCATTTATATATTTTGACATACATATGAAAACATAAATAATCTGCCGGAGACCCGCCTCCTCCTGGGAAGAACCCCATGCCTGAATCGCCCGGCGCCGACGTGCGCGCCACCAGCCCTGTCAGCGGCATCCTGATCGCGGTGCTCGCGTTGCTCACCGCCGTCGCCCCGCTGGCCACCGACATGTACCTCCCGGCTTTCCCCGCGATGGCGGGCGACCTGGGCGCCGGCGCCGCCGAGATCCAGCTGACGCTGACCGCGTTCCTCGTCGGCCTCGGCCTCGGCCAGCTGCTCATCGGGCCGCTCTCCGACGCCACCGGACGGCGGCGGCCACTGCTCATCGGCTCGATCGTGTGCGTTCTCGCCGGTGTCGGGTGCGCGTTCGCCCCGAGCGTCGAGGTCCTCGGCCTCGCCCGGTTCGTGCAAGGCCTGAGCGGAGCGGCCGGAGTCGTGCTGGCCAGGGCCATCATCTCCGACACCGCCCGCGGCACCGCCGCCGCGAAGCTGCTGGGCGTCACGCTGATCATCAGCATCGTCGCCCCCGTCGTAGCGCCCCTCGCGGGCGGCGGGATCATCGCGAGCTTCGGCTGGCGCGCGGTGTTCTCGGTCCTGGCGGTGCTGTCCCTGATCATGTTCATCGGCGCGTTCGCGTTCGCCGCGGAATCGCTGCCGGAATCCGCGCGCACCCGGGGCGGCGTCAAAGCGACCCTCGACGGGGCTCGCGAGGCGCTGAGCAACCGCAACTACCTGGGCTACCTGCTCACCTTCTGCTTCGCGTTCGCGGCGCTGTTCGCCTACATCTCAGCCTCGCCGTTCGTCATGCAGGAGGTGCTGGGGCTCTCGGCAGGTACCTACGCGCTGCTGTTCGGGCTCAACGCGCTGCTCATCGTGATCACCAGCAGCATCGCCGCGGCGCTGGCCGGTCGAGTTCCCTACCGCCGCATGGTCGCCGCGGGCCTGGGGCTCGCGTCGGTGGCGACCGCGGTTCTGCTGGTGGCCGTTCTCGGCGGGGCGCCGACGGTGCCCGTGCTCGTGACGTTCGCGTTCTTCCAGGGATCGCTGGGATTCGTCTTCTCCAACGCGACCACGCTGGCGCTGGCGGAGACCGGGAAGAACGCCGGGACCGGTTCGGCGTTCCTGGGCTTCCTGCAGTTCACCCTCGCCGCGGTGATCTCGCCGCTGGTCGGGCTCGGCGGGGAGGGGACGGCACTGCCGATGGCAGTCGCCATGCTCCTCTCGATGGTGCTCGCGGTGCTCACCTTCTGCTTCATCCCGCGGAGGACATCGCAACAAGCGGCGGGACCTCAACCGGCTTCCGCGCCACCCCGTGAGGCTCCGGCCGCGACCTGAGGTTCCGCAGCCCGCCCCTCCCGCGACTCATTCCGCGGACGCGGCTCCCGCGACGACGCCGCGGTCGTGCAGGGCGCCCAGCCGGGCCTGGCTCAGGCCGAGCACTTCGGTGAGCACCTCGTCGGTGTGCTCGCCCAAGCGAGGGGCGGGTGCCGCGCCGTCGTACTCGCCGTCCCAGCGCAGCGGGGAGCGGGCGGCGACCGCCGGGCCGATGTCCGGCTGGTCGACCGAGGCCAGCACGGAGTCCGCAGTGGACGAACGGTGTTCGGCGACCACGTCGGCCATGCCGCGGTAGTGGCTCCACAGCACTCGTCCCGCGTCGAACCGCTCTCGGACCTCGGCCAGGGTCCGCGCCGCGAACCAGGGCCGCAGGATCGCGGCGATCGTCTCCCGGAGCCGGTAGCGGTCGGCCTCCAGCTTGAGGTCCGCCCCCAAAGGTTCCTCCAGCGCCGCGAACACCTCCGTCGTGCCGGTGGCCTCCTGCAGCGCCGTCCACTGGCCTTCGGTCAGCGCGACGACCATGACGCGCTGGTGATCGCCGGTCTCGAAGTCCACCCCGAAGCTCCCGTAGAGGTGGTTGCCCTGGCGTGGCCGGTCGCCGCCCCGGAATTCGGCCTCGGCGAGCCAGCCGAGGTTGGCGACTCCGGCCGCGGCCACGTCCGCGAGCGCGAGCTCGACGTAGGAGCCGCGGCCCGTCGCGGTCCGCTCGCGCAGCGCGGCCAGCACCCCGGTCGCCGCCGTCATGCCGGTGATCAGGTCCCACGCGGGAAGCACGTGGTTGACCGGTGCCGAACTCTCGTCGCCGCCGGTGATGCCGGGGATGCCCACCTCGGCGTTGACCGTGTAGTCCACGGCGGGCCTGCCGTCGGGGTGGCCCTGCACCCGCACGTGGATCAGGTCGTCCCGCCGGGCGGCCAACGTGTCGTGCGCGAGCCAGCGGCGCCCGACGCTGTTGTCCACGAACACCCCGGATTCCGGCCCTGGCGCGGTGATCAGCGCGGTCACGAGCTCCTTGCCCTCGTCCGAGCGCAGATCCACGGCGAGGGAACGTTTTCCCTTGTTCAGCGCCGTCCAGTAGAGGCTGTGGCCGCTCGGAGCCAGCGGCCAGCGCTGGTGGTCGGCGGCGCCGCCGATGGGATCGACCTTGATCACGTTCGCGCCGAGCTGGCCGAGCGTGAGGCACGCCGACGGCCCCGCGACGAAGCTCGCGCACTCGACGATCCGCACTCCGGACAGCGGGTTCATGAGATCCTCTCGAAGATCGCGGCCAGTCCCTGCCCGCCGCCGATGCACATGGTCTCCAGGCCGTAGCGGCTGTTGCGGCGCCGCATCTCGTGCAGCAGCGTCGTCAGGATCCGCACCCCGGTCGCGCCCACGGGATGACCGAGGGAGATGCCGGAGCCGTTGACGTTGAGCCGGTCGAAGTCGTCCTCGCCGAACCCCCATTCCCGGGTGCAGGCGAGCACCTGCGCCGCGAACGCCTCGTTGAGCTCGATCAAGTCCAGCTCGGCGAGCGTCAGGCCCGCGCGGGCGAGCGCCTTGGCGGTGGCGGGCACCGGCCCGATGCCCATGGTGCGCGGCGGAACTCCGGCCACGCCCCACGACACGAGCCGGGCCATCGGGGTGAGCCCGAGCTGCTCGGCCTTCTCGCGGCTCATCACCAGGCATGCGGCGGCGCCGTCGTTCTGCCCGCTCGCGTTGCCCGCGGTGACGGTGGCCTCGGCGTCCTGCTCGCGCAGCACCGGACGCAGCGCGGCCAGGGATTCCTCCGACGCGTCGGCGCGGGGATGTTCGTCGCGGTCGACCGCATCGGCGGGCCGTCCGCGCTTGCCGGGGACGGTGACCGGCACGATCTCCTCGGCGAAGCGCCCGTCCTCGACGGCCGCTACGGCCCGCTGGTGCGAGCGCAGGGCGAGCCGGTCCTGCTCTTCGCGCGGAATCGTGTGCTCCCGGCGCAGGTTCTCGGCCGTTTCGAGCATTCCGCCCGGCACCGGGTAGTGCTCGCCGCCCGCGGTCAGCCGGGCGCGGACGAGCCGGTCGTGCAGCTCGACCCCGCCGCCGCGCACGCCCCAGCGCATCCGGTCGGAGTAGAACTCGACGAGGCTCATGCTCTCCGCGCCGCCCGCGAGCACGACGTCGGCGACACCGGTCTGCACCCGCATCGCCGCGTCCAGCACCGCCTGCAGGCCGGAACCGCAGCGCCGGTCGACCTGCATGCCCGGCACCGCCACCGGAAGCCCGGCGTCGAGCGCGGCGACCCGGCCGATCGCGGGAGCCTCCCCGTTCGGATAGCACTGTCCGAACAGGACGTCGTCGACCAGCTCGGCGGGAACCCCGGTGCGGTCCAGCACGGCCCGGATCGCGGTCGAGGCGAGTTCGGCGGCCGGGATCCGGGAGAACACCCCGCCGTACCTGCCCACGGGCGTGCGGATCGGTTCGACGATCACCGCGTCGTTGGTCATCCTGCTGCCTCCGTGCGTCGTTGCCGAGCCCATTCCCGCAAGATCGCGGCGCGGAGCTTCGTGCCGTCGGTGCCCGGGGTCGTGGGCAGCTCACTGATGACGTGGATCGTGCCCGGAACCTCGAACCACGCCAACCCTTCCGCACCCACTCACGCGGTTCCCGGCCGGTCGCAGGACGTTCGGGTTCGAGCACGACGAAGCCGACCGCGCTCGTCGCGCCCTCCGCGTCGCGAACGCCCACCCGCACCTGAGCCGACTCCGGGATCGAATTCATGAGATCCCGTTCCGCGCGGAAGAACGATCAACGGAGATCGTGCAGGGTGCACCGCCGCGTGCGGCGAGGTCGGAATTCGCGCTCCACGACCTGTTCCCGATCGAGCTGACCATTCGGCGTCGCGAAACCGCCACCCGGATGAATCAGAGCGTTCGGGAGATGCGAAATTCGGGAAAATATTGGGCGAATCGTGGGGTTGATGGCGTTTTAGGATGGCATCGAAATTCCAGGACCACGTCGAGAGGGATCATGCGCAGAACAGCTTCCTTGCTCGCGGCCGGACTTCTCTTGCTGCTCACCGGAGGTGCTCCGGTCGCGGCTCAGGAAACCTCGGCCGCTGAGAACCCGGCCGTGGAAACCATCGCCGCGGACCACACGATCACGTTCGTGAATCGCTCCGGCGAGACGGTGTGGCTCGGCAGCAGCGTGAACGCCGACGAGTCGCAGCAGCTCACCGGTCTGCCGGTGATCGAGGACGGTGCCTCCGCGACCATCACCATCCCGGAATCCGGTGACCCGGAGTATTGGCGCGGCAAGTTCTTCGCCCGCCAGGACTGCTCCGGCGAGCCGGGCGACACCTTCCACTGCGAAGTGGGCGACTGCGGCCCGGAAGCCGACACCTGCACCACCGGTGAGCAGCCGACCGGCCTCGCCGAGTTCAACTTCGACCCCAACGACGCCGGGGCCCCTTGGTACAACGTCAGCTACGTCAACGGGGTGGCGCTGCCGATCACGATCGAGGCGAACGGCGCGACACCGCCGCCGGATTCCGGCCAGTGCGAAGAGGTCGGCTGCTCCGAGAAGCTGCTGCAGCACTGCCCGCCGGAGAATCTGACCGACGGCTCGGACGGGCAGCCGCAGCTGTGCACCAATCCCAGCCGGGACGAGGAGACCCCGTACAGCGATGCGGTGAAGGAACATTGCCCGCGGGCGTACGCGTGGTCCAAGCACGACCAGGAACCCGGCAACAACGTCATGCGCAACTGCCCGTCGTGCGACGGGTTCACCGTGACCTTCCACGCGGGGATCTGATGTTCACCCGGAAATCGCTGGTGCCCGCCTTGGCGGCGGTCGTGACTCTGCTGCTCCTGCCCGCGACCTCCGCGGCCGAGGACGGTGTCAAGAAAGGCGTCAGCGTGAACGACGTCGCGGGCGTCGACGAAGCGCTCGGTGACGTCGGGGCGAGCTGGTTCTACGACTGGTCCGTCGACGAACAGGGCGTCACTCCGCCCGAGGGCACCGAATTCGTCCCGATGATCTGGGGCGCCGAGTCGGTGAACCAGCAGGACTTGGACGAGGCGAAGGCCTCGGGCTCGACGCTGCTGGCGTTCAACGAACCGGACATGACCGAGCAGGCGAACCTGACCGTCGAGCAAGCCCTCGACCTGTGGCCGCAGCTGCAGGACACCGGGATGCGGCTCAGCGCGCCCGGAGTCGCGACCGGAGCCGACCTGGAAGGCGGCTGGCTCGACCGGTTCATGCGGGGCGCGGACGAACGCGGCTACCGGGTCGATTTCATCCCGCTGCACTGGTACGGCGCGGACTTCTCCCCGGAAGCGACCGAACAACTCCGCGGCTACGTCGAAGCCGTCCACGAGCGCTACCGGAAACCGGTGTGGCTCACCGAATACGCGCTCATCGACTTCTCCGGCGGAACCCCGCGCTACCCGGGCGAGCAGGAGCAAGCCGACTTCGTCCGGAGCTCCACCGCGATGCTGGAAGGCCTGCCGTTCGTGGAGCGGTACTCCTGGTTCACGCTGTCCACCGAGACCAGCCCCACCGGCCTCTACGACGGCGCGCAGCCCAACACCAGCGGCACCGCTTATCGCGACGCGGCGGCCCGGTAGCGACCATTGCCGTTCGCGCCGGGAACCCGAACGGCGCACCGGTTCGAGCATCCGTCCGGTATCGACGAACGTTCGTCCGGTGCCGGGAATGCCTCCCCGGGCTGGACGAGCGCGCCGCTACCGATCCGCGGCGGTCGCGGGTGCGGGTTCGGCGGGGGTGCTCTCCGGGGCGAGTGAGCGACCCGTGGTCTCGGGCAGCGTGGCGGCGGCTCCGAACGCGAGTACGGCGATGACCGTCAGGTAGATCGCCGGGGACAACTGGTTCCCGGTCGTCGACACCAGCCAGGTCGCGACGAAGGGCGCGGTACCGCCGAACAGCGCGTAGGCGACGTTGTAGGTCACCGCCGACGCGGTGAACCGCACGCGGGTGGGGAACATCTCCGAGAGCAGGACCGCGGTCACCACGTTCGCCGTGACGGCGCCGACGGCGACCAGGAGCTGACCGACGAGAGCCCCGCCGAACGAACCCGTGGCGGCGAGCAGGTAGCCGGGCACGGTGAGCAGCGCCAGCGCGCCCGCCGCGAGGAACATGGTGCGGCGTCGGCCGATGCGGTCGCAGAACCCGCCGATGGGCGGCGCTGCGGCGACGGCGGCGACCAGGGCGAGGACGTTCGTGGCGAGCACGACGTCGGAGTCCATGCCCACCGTGACCTTCAAGAACGTCGTCATGTAGGTGGAGAAGAGGTAGAACGACAGCGCGGTGAGCATGATGAAGCCGCCGAGCCGCAGCATCACGGAGGCCTGCGTCGCGAACGCTTCGCGCAGCGGCGAGTGCTCGCGCGCGTTCGACCCGAGCTCCTGGAAGGCGGGGCTCTCGTTGAGGCGCCTGCGGATGAAGAACCCGACCAGGCCGAGCGGAACGGCGATCAGGAACGGGATGCGCCATCCCCACTGCGCCATCGCCGCTTCCGGGATGAGCAGTTCCAGCACGAACGCGACCAGCGCGGCGGCGGCGAACGCGGCGAACGTCGCCGCGGGCAACCAGCTCGCGGTACGGGCGCGGCGGCCTCGGCCTACGTGTTCGATCAGGTAGGTGCAGGCTCCGGCGTACTCGCCGCCCGCGGAGGCACCCTGCACGCAGCGGGCCAGTGCGAGCAGCAACGGGGCTGCGTAGCCGATCGAGTCGTAGCTGGGCAGCAGGCCGATCACGCCGGTGGACACGGACATCAGGATCACGGTGAGCGCGAGCACGGCTTTGCGGCCGATGCGGTCGCCGAGCGACCCGAACACCACGCCGCCCAGCGGTCGCATGGCGAAGGCGACGGCGAAGACCGCGAAGGTCTGCAACAGGCCCGCCGTGCTGTCCCCGCTGGGGAAGAACTTGGCGGCGATCGTCGTGGCGAAGAAGCCGTAGACGGCGAAGTCGAACCACTCGACGAACGTTCCGGCCGCGGCGGCGGTCGTCACCCGCCGGATGTCGGCTTCCCGCGCTGCCGCAGGTGTGTCGTCGATCGTGCTGTCGTCTGGCATGTCCGCTCCGCTGTGTCGGTGAGGTGCCGGGGATCGGCCGTTGGTCGCGATGCGCGGGAACCTTCTCGTGTCGTGAGCGGTTCGCGCCGCGCTCCGGCCTCCCCTGCGAGTCCCGTCACTTACCGCCTGGCAGGTCTTCTGCTGTGCTGCCGACGGTCCACGCTAGTTGCCGGATGAGCAACATGAAAGCTCCATATGGCAACAAGGTTGTTAAGTCCAGAGGGGTGCTGGACTTCGTCGTGCGCTAGGAGATTTGCGTGAAACGCAGTTGTAGGCGCTTCTTCCTGCGGTGATTACCTGGGGTGGAGCTGTCGTCGCCCGGTTGGGCACTCGCAGCCGAACGCGGCGTTCGTTGCGAACACGACGCGATACTGGCCAACGTCATTGCCAGGTAGGCAACCATTGGTCAGCGGATGCACGCCCGCGAGCAGGTGCGTGCCCCGTGAGCGGTCGCAGCGTGCCCTGCCGGTTCCGGAAATGCCGGGCTGTGCGCCCGGTACCGGGTCTGCTTGGTAGACAGTGAGCATGACCGGGAGCAACGATCGATCTGTAACGGTGTTCGTGTCCGACGCGTTGCAGGCGCGGCTGGACGCTTACCGCGGTGCGAGCGGCACGACCACAGCGGTCGTGTTCGAGGCGATCGAGTCGTGGCGCGACCGGCTGCCGGAAGTGCTGGGGGACGCTCGTGCGCGGATCAACGCCCCGCGGCTTCGGGACGAGGTGCACTACCTCGGATCGGGACCGGTGCAGATCCGCGTGCACCCGGACGCCGTCCTGGCGGAGTTGCTGGAGCGGCTGTCCGATGAGCTGGGCGTGCCGATCACGACTTGGCTGCCGCCGCTGCTCAACGCACACCTGCCCGGACGCAGGGAGCCGGACGACATGCCCTGGATCGTCCGGGCTCCGGATTGAGTAGGGGTCGCCCGGCGACGAACACGTGCGGCCCGCACAGCGAGTGAGCGACAGGGCCGGTGAGCTGTCATCGCTCACCGGCCCTGAAGGTGCTCAGCGGGCTCCGGCCGGCGTCAAGGGGTCGTAGTCAGGGCGTGGTGGTCTCGCTGAACTTCGGGAGCTTCTCGAGGTAGTCGAGCACGTTGGTCAGCGGTTCGACGTCGCCGAACTTGGCGTCGATGTCGAACAGGTTCCACGCCACGACGCCATCGACGCGGTCGCCGACGGCCTCCCGCACGACGATCGGCCGGAAACCTTCGGCGATGGCGTCCTCCACGGTGTGCCGGACGCAACCGGCGGCCGTCACGCCGGTGACGATGACGGTGTCGATGCGGTTGACGGTGAGGTACTGCTGCAAATTCGTGCCGGGGAAGGCGCTGGCCCGCTTCTTCGTGATGACGAGGTCGTCGGGCTCCGGGGCGATGCGGTCGTCGATCCGCACGGCCTCGCTGCCCGCTTCGAGCAGCTCGACCGGGATCTTGTTGACCCATAGCCCCATGTCGGAGGGCTTGTTCGGGTCAGTGGTGTTGTAGGCGGTGGTGGTGTAGATGACCGGCACGCCCTTGGCTCGCGCGGCCTCGTTGAGCTGCTGGCACGCGGGGATGATGGTGTCCATGTGCTCGCAGGTGAACGCGTGTCCGGGCCGGGTCCAGGCGTTCGCCATGTCGATGTGCACGATCGCCGGTCGCCTGCCGTAGCCGACCCGGCGCTGGAAGCCGCGCTCCTGGTACTCGGCGGAGTCACCGGCGAAGGTGCGCTCCAGCAGCTCCCGCAGTTCCTGCGACATGAAGACCAACTCCTCTGCGATGGCTGTCGCGCCGACGGCGGCAGCCCCAAGTAATCACTGTTGCCCGGTGGGCAATCTAGTTGCTGAATTAGAGACTGGCAACGGGGTGTCGCTGCGAATCAGGCCGATTCGACCTGAGGAATCCTTTGCAGCACACGGAAACTCGTTCCCGTCATGTGTCCAGGTTCCCCTTAGTGTTGACCAGGAGGACATGGTGTTGGCAAGGTGCGTTGAGCGTGACAGCAGAAGTGACCGCGGTCACGAATGCCGGGGTGATCAGTTCCCGGTGACCGCGCCCGAGCACTCCCGTGTCCCCGCCTGTGAGGAGCGATGCAGATGAAACGTGTCGGAGTCGATGTCGGCGGTACTTTCACCGACCTGTACTTCTCGGACGATGCCTCCGGCCGGGTGGTCATCGAGAAGGTTCCGTCCACTCCGGACGATCCGTCGCGCGGCGTGCTGCACGGATTGCGGCTGCTGTGCGAGAAAGCCGGGACCGACCTGCGCGAGATCGACCAGCTGGTGCACGGCACGACGGTCGCCACGAACATCGCGCTGACCCACACCGGCGCCGAGGTCGGCCTCATCACCACCGAGGGCTTCCGCGACATCCTGCACATCGCGCGGCACAAGAAGCCGCACAACTTCTCGCTCCAGCAGGACCTTCCGTGGCAGTCGGCGCCACTGGTGAAGCGCCGCCACCGAATGACCGTGCGCGAACGCGTCAGCGCCCCGGACGGAGAAGTGCTGGTACAGCTGGACGACGCGGAGGTCCGGCAGAAGGTGCGCGAGCTGCGCGACGCGGGGGTCGAAGCGATCGCGGTGTGCCTGCTGCACTCCTACCTCAACTCCGCCCACGAGCAGCGGATCAAGCAGATCATCGCCGAGGAGTACCCGGAGGCGTACCTGTCGGTCTCCAGCGACGTGGTTCCGCTGTACCGGGAGTACGAACGCTTCTCCACCACGGCGCTCAACGCCTACGTCGGCCCGAAGGTGTCGCGCTACCTCGCAGAGCTCGCCGCGGCGGTCAAGGAACTCGGCTACACCCGCGAGATCCTGCTGATGCAGTCCTCCGGCGGAATGCTGCCGATCGGGCCGGCGGGGGAGCAGCCGGTGAACCTGCTGATGTCCGGGCCGGTCGCCGGTCTGCTCGGCGGGATCTGGGCCGCCGAGCTCGCCGGCTTCGACAACGTGGTCACGCTGGACATCGGCGGCACCTCCGCGGACATCGGCGTCGCCCCGGGCGGGCAGCTGCGGATGCGGCATCTGCTGGACACCAAGGTCGGCGACTACCAGGCCATGATCCCGATGGTGGACATCGACACCATCGGCGCGGGCGGGGGATCGGTCGCCTACGTCGACGAAGGCGGCGTGTTCCGCGTCGGGCCGCAATCGGCCGGCGCCACTCCCGGCCCGGCCTGCTACGGGCGCGGCGGCACCTTGCCGACCTCGACCGATGCGCAGGTCGCGCTCGGCAGGCTGCGCAGCAGGCGCGGGCTCGCGGGTGGCGGTACCGAGCTGGACGTCGAGGCGGCGCGGACCGCGATGGCCACGGTCGCCGACCCGCTCGGCATGAGCACCGAGGAAGCCGCGCTGGGCGCGTTGCAAATCCAGCGCTTCGGCATGACGCAGGCCATCGAGCTGAACTCGGTGCGCCGCGGCTACGACCCGCAGGAATTCACGCTGGTGGCCGAGGGCGGCGCGGGACCGCTGTTCTCCTGCGAGATCGCCGCGGAACTGGGCATTCCCCGAGTGCTCGTTCCGCCGCACCCGGGCACCATCGCGGCCAACGGGCTGCTGGCCACCGATCAGCGCTACGAGTTCGCCGCCACCGAACGGCACGTGCTCGGCAAGGTCGACAAGGCGCGGCTCGCCCAGCGGTATCAGGAGCTCACCGCCGACGCCCACGCCCGCCTGGATGCCGACGGGATTCCGCGAGGGGACCGCGAACTGCACAGCCTGGCCGACTGCCGTTACGACGGTCAGGGCTACGAGGTGCGCTTCGAGATCCCGCCGGGGGAGATCACCGACGAGTGGCTCGAAGAGCTCCGCGAGGCGTTCCACCAGGCGCACGAAGTCGAGTTCGGGCACCGCTTCGCCACCGGCGGAGTGGAGATCGTCAACATCCGGGTCGTCGGAGTCGGTGCCGTGCAACGGCTTCCCGCCTCGCAGGCCGACGAGGTGAGCGGCGGGCTTGCGGCCGCACTGCTCGACACCCAGGACGTCGTGTTCGATGTGGACGGACAGCCGACGTCCTGCCGCACGCCCTTCTACGACCGGGACCGGCTCGGTGCGGGAGAGCGCATCGAGGGACCTGCGATCATCGAGCAGTACGACACCACGACCGTCGTGCCGGTCGGATTCACCGCGAACGTCGACCGGTACGGGAACCTCGTCATCGAATGCCCGGCACGGGAGGAGCAGGCCGAGGACAACGCGCTGGCGACCCCCATCCGGATGCGGGTCATCGGCGGCGGTTTCTCCGCCATCGCCAAGGAAATGGCCTCGGTGTTGTTCCGCATGGCCTACTCGTCGATCATCCGCGAGTCCGAGGACTTGGGCGCGGGCATCTTCGACGCGAAGGGCAACGTGCTGGCCGAGTCCGATTCCACGCCGATGTTCATGGGGGCCATGCCCAAGATCGTGCGCGGAGTGCTGGAGCTGCTCGGCGACGACGTCCACGAAGGCGACGTGATCCTGCACAACGACCCGTACCTGGGCGCGACGCACTCGCCCGATGTCGCGATCGTGACGCCGATCTTCCACGCG harbors:
- a CDS encoding MarR family winged helix-turn-helix transcriptional regulator, producing MAPRRTEDEASADPSELPTALRDLAWTIHRLVPEVASLDPLPNTELAVVKQVLGSPGITVSELAGRLGMRHSNVSAAVRGLIGRGLVARESDPSDRRVTKLAPTEKSTSARESIDTRWSGTVRNAMDLLSDEHVAAIEAASGALRALDEALHEERDQRGHR
- a CDS encoding multidrug effflux MFS transporter — encoded protein: MPESPGADVRATSPVSGILIAVLALLTAVAPLATDMYLPAFPAMAGDLGAGAAEIQLTLTAFLVGLGLGQLLIGPLSDATGRRRPLLIGSIVCVLAGVGCAFAPSVEVLGLARFVQGLSGAAGVVLARAIISDTARGTAAAKLLGVTLIISIVAPVVAPLAGGGIIASFGWRAVFSVLAVLSLIMFIGAFAFAAESLPESARTRGGVKATLDGAREALSNRNYLGYLLTFCFAFAALFAYISASPFVMQEVLGLSAGTYALLFGLNALLIVITSSIAAALAGRVPYRRMVAAGLGLASVATAVLLVAVLGGAPTVPVLVTFAFFQGSLGFVFSNATTLALAETGKNAGTGSAFLGFLQFTLAAVISPLVGLGGEGTALPMAVAMLLSMVLAVLTFCFIPRRTSQQAAGPQPASAPPREAPAAT
- a CDS encoding CoA transferase; translated protein: MNPLSGVRIVECASFVAGPSACLTLGQLGANVIKVDPIGGAADHQRWPLAPSGHSLYWTALNKGKRSLAVDLRSDEGKELVTALITAPGPESGVFVDNSVGRRWLAHDTLAARRDDLIHVRVQGHPDGRPAVDYTVNAEVGIPGITGGDESSAPVNHVLPAWDLITGMTAATGVLAALRERTATGRGSYVELALADVAAAGVANLGWLAEAEFRGGDRPRQGNHLYGSFGVDFETGDHQRVMVVALTEGQWTALQEATGTTEVFAALEEPLGADLKLEADRYRLRETIAAILRPWFAARTLAEVRERFDAGRVLWSHYRGMADVVAEHRSSTADSVLASVDQPDIGPAVAARSPLRWDGEYDGAAPAPRLGEHTDEVLTEVLGLSQARLGALHDRGVVAGAASAE
- a CDS encoding acetyl-CoA C-acetyltransferase; protein product: MTNDAVIVEPIRTPVGRYGGVFSRIPAAELASTAIRAVLDRTGVPAELVDDVLFGQCYPNGEAPAIGRVAALDAGLPVAVPGMQVDRRCGSGLQAVLDAAMRVQTGVADVVLAGGAESMSLVEFYSDRMRWGVRGGGVELHDRLVRARLTAGGEHYPVPGGMLETAENLRREHTIPREEQDRLALRSHQRAVAAVEDGRFAEEIVPVTVPGKRGRPADAVDRDEHPRADASEESLAALRPVLREQDAEATVTAGNASGQNDGAAACLVMSREKAEQLGLTPMARLVSWGVAGVPPRTMGIGPVPATAKALARAGLTLAELDLIELNEAFAAQVLACTREWGFGEDDFDRLNVNGSGISLGHPVGATGVRILTTLLHEMRRRNSRYGLETMCIGGGQGLAAIFERIS
- a CDS encoding thaumatin family protein, coding for MRRTASLLAAGLLLLLTGGAPVAAQETSAAENPAVETIAADHTITFVNRSGETVWLGSSVNADESQQLTGLPVIEDGASATITIPESGDPEYWRGKFFARQDCSGEPGDTFHCEVGDCGPEADTCTTGEQPTGLAEFNFDPNDAGAPWYNVSYVNGVALPITIEANGATPPPDSGQCEEVGCSEKLLQHCPPENLTDGSDGQPQLCTNPSRDEETPYSDAVKEHCPRAYAWSKHDQEPGNNVMRNCPSCDGFTVTFHAGI
- a CDS encoding glycoside hydrolase family protein translates to MFTRKSLVPALAAVVTLLLLPATSAAEDGVKKGVSVNDVAGVDEALGDVGASWFYDWSVDEQGVTPPEGTEFVPMIWGAESVNQQDLDEAKASGSTLLAFNEPDMTEQANLTVEQALDLWPQLQDTGMRLSAPGVATGADLEGGWLDRFMRGADERGYRVDFIPLHWYGADFSPEATEQLRGYVEAVHERYRKPVWLTEYALIDFSGGTPRYPGEQEQADFVRSSTAMLEGLPFVERYSWFTLSTETSPTGLYDGAQPNTSGTAYRDAAAR
- a CDS encoding MFS transporter; translation: MPDDSTIDDTPAAAREADIRRVTTAAAAGTFVEWFDFAVYGFFATTIAAKFFPSGDSTAGLLQTFAVFAVAFAMRPLGGVVFGSLGDRIGRKAVLALTVILMSVSTGVIGLLPSYDSIGYAAPLLLALARCVQGASAGGEYAGACTYLIEHVGRGRRARTASWLPAATFAAFAAAALVAFVLELLIPEAAMAQWGWRIPFLIAVPLGLVGFFIRRRLNESPAFQELGSNAREHSPLREAFATQASVMLRLGGFIMLTALSFYLFSTYMTTFLKVTVGMDSDVVLATNVLALVAAVAAAPPIGGFCDRIGRRRTMFLAAGALALLTVPGYLLAATGSFGGALVGQLLVAVGAVTANVVTAVLLSEMFPTRVRFTASAVTYNVAYALFGGTAPFVATWLVSTTGNQLSPAIYLTVIAVLAFGAAATLPETTGRSLAPESTPAEPAPATAADR
- a CDS encoding isochorismatase family protein, with translation MSQELRELLERTFAGDSAEYQERGFQRRVGYGRRPAIVHIDMANAWTRPGHAFTCEHMDTIIPACQQLNEAARAKGVPVIYTTTAYNTTDPNKPSDMGLWVNKIPVELLEAGSEAVRIDDRIAPEPDDLVITKKRASAFPGTNLQQYLTVNRIDTVIVTGVTAAGCVRHTVEDAIAEGFRPIVVREAVGDRVDGVVAWNLFDIDAKFGDVEPLTNVLDYLEKLPKFSETTTP